From Curtobacterium sp. SGAir0471, the proteins below share one genomic window:
- the rpmH gene encoding 50S ribosomal protein L34, with the protein MSKRTFQPNNRRRAKKHGFRARMRTRAGRAILAARRSKGRTELSA; encoded by the coding sequence ATGAGCAAGCGCACCTTCCAGCCGAACAACCGTCGTCGCGCCAAGAAGCACGGCTTCCGCGCCCGCATGCGCACCCGTGCCGGCCGCGCCATCCTCGCCGCGCGCCGCAGCAAGGGCCGCACCGAGCTCAGCGCCTGA